CAACCCTGAGGTGCCCTTTGAGAGCAGTGCCTACCACATCTCAGCGTCAGCCCGAGGCAAGGAGCTGCGCCTGACACTGAGCCCCCTGCCGGGGGCCCAGCCCTCACGGGAGCCACTGGCCCTCGTCTTCCGCTTCGGCATGTCGGGCTCCTTCCAGCTGGCGCCGGGCGACGCGCTGCCCGCCCACGCTCACCTGCGCTTTTACACAGCCCCACCCCGGCCCCGGCTGGCCCTCTGCTTCGTGGACATCCGCCGCTTCGGCCGCTGGGACGTCGGGGGCGAGTGGCAGCCAGGCCGCGGGCCCTGTGTCTTGCTGGAGTACGAGCAGTTCAGGTGGGACCAGCAGTTGGTGTGATGCCCAGCGCTGGGCTCTGGGCCTGGCTCTGTCAGTGCCTCGTAGGCCCACGAGGGGCAAGTCCCAgccccttctgagcctcagtccccTCCTCTGAGAGCAAGGCAGTGTCCTTTCCTGGGGACAGCTCCCTGAGCTAATGGGTGTGAAACCCCAAAACTGACGTGGTAGGAGGTGGGGGCAAGAGGTGGGTCGGTAGGCATGCCAAGGCCCCTCACACTGCTTCCTGGGCCCTCAGGGGCTGCGAAGAAAGGTGGAGGGCTCTCACCTGGCCGAGGGACGCTGAGCAGGGAGGAAGGGTTTcaaggtggtggggaggggactgCCTAATGACATGGTTTCTGAGTCAGCTTTTGTGGTCTCCCACATTCTGCCTGCCCACTGATCTGTCTCTCACCGTCTCTGTGACCGTCTCCTGCCTGCGGGAGGGGTTAACGGCCCTACCTGGGATGTGATACAGTCACATAAGATGGCAGTGTCAGCCACTTCCCTTCCTCTGAAGAGGAAACGTGTGTGAGTCTCTGcttcatgccaggcactgttctaggtgatGGGGCACAGCAGTGATGAACACAGATGTGTTCCTTGCTCTCCCAGAGCCCACGTTCACGCAGGGCAGgggaaacaaggaaacaaactGGATAAATTCAAATAGACACATGCCTGAAGGAAAAATCGAAGAGGGAAAGAATGACTTTTGGCCCAGGAGGTGGGGGCATTAGGAAAGGCCACTctaggaggtgatatttgagctgaggCCTGGCTGAGAGCCAGCCCTGCAATGCTCTAGAGGAAAAGTATTCAAACTGGAGGTCTGGCAGGTCCTCCTTTCCTCGGAGCAGCTCACTTTCATGGGCCCCGAGGAGTGGCTCAGGGTGTCTCTGGTGCCACAGAAGCCACCTGGCCTTCCCAGGCATGACCCCAAGTGCAACCCCAGGGAGACATCTGTGGTCCTGGATTCTCCTCCTGTCAGGCCACAACGTAACTCTTGGCCAGCTGGCTCTGAAGTTGCTAGTGCATGgtgagcatttcagttgttccCTTGGTCCTATAGCTGGGAGCCTGTAGCGATCTACTCCCCTCAGGGAGCTGGCCACCCAGGCTAACCTTCCACTCTTCCTTTCCCCCCCAATCCTCTGTCTTTGGGCCCCCTATTTCAGATGCTCTTCAGGTCCATCACTGAGTCAATCTTGCCATGACACAGTGAAGAGAGACCCATGACccttggaggtggggtggggactgcTGGGGCCCTCGCTAGCCAGGattgcccccccacacacacacaacctgctGCACAGAGCTAGTACCAGCCTCCTTGGAATCTGCAGGTCTTGAGAAGAATTGACTCCACCAATGTTCATTCCCCATCTCTAACTAACCAGAAGTTCTAGAAAGGGACCTCCAGACCACAGGCATGCCTGAGGTCCTGTGATTACCTTGCTCTCAAAAATATCTGGAGCCTGAGGCACTCTGGTGATATACACACAACAGATACAGACTCAAGTGTGTTCTCTTGAACTTGTAGCTTTTGATTGGTATGTTTTACCTTtcataatgaattaaaaatccCATGTtgttcccatttaacagataggaaaactgaggttccCACTGTCAAAACAGCACAGAGtctgggggaaggggaactgggACTCCCAATTTCCTTCCTGTGGCACTTAGGAACAGGTTCCCCCAGCTCCTCTTACCATCCCCTGGcgaggtgggggatgggagcaGAATGAGTCTTACGTGCCCAGGCTATGTCCCACCAGGGAGAATGTGTTACGAAACCTAGCGGACAAGGCCTTTGACCGGCCCATCTGCGAGGCTCTCTTGGACCAGAGGTTCTTCAATGGCATTGGCAACTACCTGCGGGCAGAGATTCTGTACCGGTCAGCAGGCAGGCCACTGGCACGAGGGAGGTCTGGGGTGGGCTGGTGTGCCCTGCATTCCCCAATGCTTAGCATGGCCCCCCTCCACCCACTGCAGGCTGAGGATACCCCCCTTCGAGAAGGCCCGCACGGTTCTGGTGGCCCTGCAGCAGCACAAGCTGGTGAGCACGTAGCGAGGCCGGCACACACCTGTCAGTGAGGGCTGCAGGTGGGCTGGGCCAGGTGTCTCCAGTGTGGCTCATGCAGGTCCTTTCTGGgcttcaagcctcagtttccccttctctacaatgtgtgtgttggggttggGGCTGAGGATAAGTCCTACCAAGCTCAGAGACGGTCTGCTCCCTGGGGGTGGCCAGCTGCCTCACGCTGAcagccaggccccgcccctgccgCTTCTCCAGAGCCCCGAGCTGACCCTGAGCCAGAAGATCAGGGCCAAGCTGCAGAACCCGGACCTGCTGGAGCTGTGTCACTCAGTGCCCAAGGAAGTGGTCCAGCTGGGTGAGTCCCGGGAGGCAGAGACGCCCAACTACCTCTGCTTTGGAATACTGTAACCCCGGGACAGCTGCTACGCCCCTCTGGGCCCGGTTTCCTGCCTGGGAAATGGAAGTTTGTAGACCCAGTCGTTGCTAAGTGGACtaggcctcctcctcctcaggtGTCTATGCCCTCCAAGCTGCTCAGGAGGCAAGTGGGGCAGGATTCTTAACCCTCCTCTAGGATGGGTAAGCCATGGCCCAGAGTGGGGAAGACACcagcctgaggccacacagctggggaagggagagcctTGGCCCCTGATTCAGTCTGTCAGGCTCCCCCTCCTGCGTCTGCCTGagtctgacctctgacctctgcctGGCTCCTCTGTCCACAGGGGGCAAGGGCTATGGTcaggagagtggggaggaggactTCGCAGCCTTTCGAGCCTGGCTGCAGTGCTATGGCATGGCGGGCATGAGCTCCCTTCGGGACCGGCACGGCCGTACCATCTGGTTCCAGGTTTGGGCCCTAATGCTCACATAGGTAGACAGAGACCCCCAAGGAGGCGGGTATGGTGGAGAGACCTGGAGTCACAGCAGGGCAGGAGCTCGGGTCTCTGTCTAGGTCCCCACGGGTCACTGTCCCTGGGAGGCTAAGCCTTCCCTGTGGTATCCCCCTCCCATCCTCTGAGTCCCAGGGTCCCAGCTAGTGGAGCAGCCGAAGGCAGGGTGGCTTTGATGCTGGTTCAAACCCTGCAGGGAGTAGGGGGGAATCAGAGGCTTCCAAGGGGAGGAGCTACACGGATATGGAAGGATCAGTGAGTCCTGCCTCTCCAAGGAACAACAGCCCCCACGACAATCAGGCTGATCCCTGAATTCTCCCCGTCCCACTTTAGGGGGATCCTGGACCTCTGGCACCCAAAGGTGAGATACTCCTACTCTAGGGAGCTAAGAGAGCAGAAAGGACGAGTTGCCTGCAAGGGCTGCAGCAGTCCCTGGTCTCCACGCCACCCCTGGGAGTTACCCTGGAGTGGGAGGGTGGGAATCTGGAGAAAGGGCCCAAGGCGACAGGACGTGCAACCCCAGCGTCAGTATTGTGCAGGGGGCAAGTCCCGCAAGAAGAAATCCAAGGGAGCACCGCGGAGTCCTGAGGACAGAATGGAGGTAGCTCCCACTCCCAATGCCTCCCTGCACTCTCCCCTGCTCTGGCCAACCTCCCACACCAGCCTTTTGGGCAGCTGGCTTCTGTTGACAATGGGGGTCAGTGGGGGGGGTCCTAACCCACCTCTGAACTGCTCTTTCTGAGCCCCTCAGGAATCTGTGTCTCTCCCACCCAGGACCCTCCACCTCCAAGCAAGACCCCTTCCAGCAGACGAAGCGCACAGCGAGGCCATCCTGAGCAAACTACAGCCCAGCAGCCCGAGGGGACTAGCCTCCAGCAGGACCCAGAAGCCCCCCCAGTTgctgagaaagggaagaggagggggcGACGGGCAACCTCAGGTGGGCCTTCCTCAGCACCCTCCTTTGGGGACGGAGAGGCACCATCAACAGGGGTTCTCCAGGGAATTCGGTGTGgacaaaggagggaggggggctgTCAAGGCCTGGGGGCTGAGCTGCCACCTCACCTGTCCTCCCCCCAGCCTGCCACAAACCCCAAAGCATCAAGGCTGACACCGTGTCTCTGGAGCCCGAGGGCACCGTGGCGCCTTAGCAGGAGGCTCTCCCAGCTTGCGCCCTCCTTCCCGCTGCCTGGCCTTGGGTCTCCGCCTGTGCCTCCCTAGGAGCAGGCGGGGGCTGAAGGGGGCTGGGTGCCCATGGCCCTGTGGCTGTTCCCTACACAACTGCGATGTTTTCAACTGTATCCCACCTCCTCCATTTTTAAGCCCATGTGAAAagtgctgtatttttaaaaaaataagttaataaactTGGGAACTTCTTGGGTTGGCTACAGAAGTCTGGGATGGCAAGTTAGGAGGGCCTATTGCCTGGCCCTGAGGACGGGGGCCACCTCCTCAGCAAGACAAACTAAGCCCCCTCCTGGTCCATAAGGCCCTGGCTCTCAGAGGACAGTCTGTCTCTGCAGGGACAACCCCTCAGGGTGCAGAGACCCTGGCCCCAGGCAGCCCGGGGCTCCTGGGCCTGCAGCTGCCCCGGACTCGGCAGAGCTCCCCTGCTGGTAGGGGTCACGGGCCCTCTGCCTGCTCAAGGGCTTCTTACCTCATGCTTAGTCAATTTGGGGTCACTGATATCCCCACTCTCTCATGGGGCTGCAACCCAGCCCCTGCACACAGATCACCTCAGACTTTGCCCCTGTCCCCCAACGCCTGGGGAAAAGCCTGAGGATGGGCCCTAAGAGGAGACAGCAAGGGCCACCAGCAGGGTTCCTAAGGCAAGGATTTATTGTTCTAGAGGCAACTCGTCCTTGCTTCAGACTGGGGAGGCAAAAAGGAGAGCCTTCCACAAACAAACCCCACCCTCAGGGACTCAGTTCAGTGGGGGCTGCAGTGTGAGCAATAGGGATCGCACTTGGAAGGGAGAAAAGGTGAGCTTCAGGCTGGCCTCCCTAAGGGGCAAGTGGCCAGCAGGGTCGCGCTGTTCCAGGAGGTCGCAGCTGGAGAACAAGAGGGACCATGAGGGCCCTGCGAGGGCAGGACACCCACTCCCACCCTGCACCCCACTCACAGGACGGCCTCCTGAACCGGCAGCGATGTGTGCAGCCAGCAGTCCACGTGGCTACCATGGGCCTCGTACAGCCTGAGGACCAGCGTGCGACCCTGGGGACTAGTCTCAGCCTGCGGAGGGAGGTGGGcggagggaggtgggaggtgggaggtgggaggtgggcgGTAGGTGGGGCCAGGGCGCACCCAGCTCAGGcccggcccctccccaccccgccccttgCCTGCTTGACGGTCTCCAGCACGACCGCTGGCGAGGACACCGAGAAGGCACTCCAGGCCGTGGCGGGCGCCGGGCCCGGGGCGGGCAGCGCCAACAGTGGGAAATTGAGGCTGTAGGCCGCGCGGATAACGCCAGCGTCCTGGAAGGAGCCTAGGCGCGGGCCGGAGAGGGATACATGGTGGAAATGGGGGTCAGGGCGAGGGGCCGTTTTCCCCACCGACAACTGGACAAagcgaggctcagagaaggggcgCGGTGGCACTCACCCTCGTGCGGCATCAGCGCGTAGGTGAACTCGTGGCGCCCCATGTCGGCAGTGGCGTCGGGGGCCTTGGACGCCCGcaagctggggggagggggacgggcTGGGCTGCAATTCTGGCCCGGGGAAGACCCGCGGTCCCACCCGGCCCCCAGGCCTGGCGGGGGCGCCGCACTCACAGCGACAGGCTGAGGACGCTGCCGCGCACCGAGGCGCCGTACTTGCAGTCGTTGAGCAGGGCCAGCCCGAAGCCGTGCTCTGACAGATCCATCCAGCGGTGCGCCCACACCTGCAGGGCAGACGCCAGGCGCACTCAGGGGCCCCGCCTCCTCCCGTCATTCGTCATTCGACTGAGCGCAAGGTCTGGGAGCCGAGGACTGATTCCAGCTCTCAGCCACCGGAGGCCTAGTGTCCAACTACACAGCAGGCACGAGCAGCCAGCTACACAGGAGGTACTCGGCACACGTCAGGCAGCGGCGCGTGCATCCTCCTCACCCACACAGCGAGGCTCTCCCCAGCCCGTCACACCTCGTATCGTGCCCAGTCCCAAGACGTGTTGTAGTGGGTGGGCCGCTGCAGGTGTCCGAACTGGACCTCATAGGTGGCCTGGGGGCTCCGCACACGAGCAGGGAACTCCACCTTCAGGAACTTGTGGGCCTCGTGCCAGTGCACCTGgagtgggggggaaggggtgagggaggggcagaCACAGCTGGGGAGGACAGCCACCACCCGCGCCTGCTACCTCCGTGCGGAAGCGGACATAGGGGCAGCCCACGTCCAGGACGACCTCCTGGCTGAGCCGACTGTTGGGGCTGATCTGCAGCAGGAAGCAGGCGCTGCCCCGCACACCGCCCTCAGTGCCCACTGCCAGGGTCCCTGCCTGGCCCAGCACTGGCTTCCTGTGGGGTAGGGGTAGGAGGCACTGAGCCCGGGCCTGCTGATGGGTAGGCAGGCGGAGCCATAGGCCTGTACACCCCTCCCCGACCCCTCCCCCCTGCCAGCAGCACCGTGTCTCCAGGTGGTAGTCCATGACGTCCCACGCGTCCCAGTAGAGGGGGACATCATCAAACAGCACAAACTGGTTCCCCAAGGCACCCTCAGCAATGGCCTCCCTGGAAGGAGATGATGTTTGGTTCTTTACATCTGTATGCTTGTGGTCTCTCCAGCTGCTTGACGTAGAGAGGGGACAGGGTGACTAGGCCCAGGGATACGGGTCTCCCAGCCCCGTCTGCCCTGCTCCATGAGTGGGTCCCAGCCCAGAGCCACTGGTGAGCTGCTGTGGGCAGTGCTGGGGCAAGGAACGGAACAGGGTCTAGGATCCACCTGCCAGACACGGAGAGAGGGCAGTGAGGGGTTGGTACCTGCCAGAGGCCACCAGCAGCAGGGATGTCAGGCGGCCGGTGGGCTCCAACCTCACTCGGATGATGCCATTGTCCAGAGTCACAGAACCATCAGTCTTGGCAGGAGGGAGCCTTGAAGTTGAGTCGGCAGGGGCTTCCCACAAACAatagccccccaccccagccccagccctgcctcaccACGTGCTCCAGACTAGGGGGCTCAGAAGCCCATGTTGAGGagggcccaggacagcccccgccccacccagaTGTGCCAGCACTCACCTCTTGCAGGACAAACACAggctgctggggcaggaggggctgcAGTGAGTTGGGGGCAGGCGCAGGAGCATAGCCCATGCTGGGCACTGTCACCAGGGCTGGGGACGAAGCCTGGGCATCAGCACAGCCTCGTGCGGGGGTGAAGGGCTGGGGGGAGATGCCCCTCCCATCGTGCTACTCTCCAGCCTGGGGCACCCAGGCAGGGAGCCCTAGGAGAATGTGGCCAGCCTCCATCCCTCCTGCTGCGTAGCAGCTTCTCCCCAGCTCATACCTAGGCTGTGGGCCCCgccaggcctgggcagggccagCACTTCAGTGCGTTTCCAGGGCAGTGTGTTGACAATGAGGAGACCCTCAGGACCTGGCTCCCCAGCACATAGGGCTGCGGCTGCCGTGCTGAGCAGTGTGTTGCCATGAGAACGGATGTCTGAGGAAAGACTGGTTGGTCACGGGTAGGCAGTGGGTCTGGGGTGACGCGAGTGTCCCACAGGGGACACTGGGCTCAGTCCTGGGTGTGGAGAGGGCAGCCTAACCTTGGTAGTGTGACATGGCCTCCTCTGCTACCAGCTGAATGCAACTTCCCGTCACCACGTCATGGAACTGGTTCAGCAGCAGGAGCCTGGAGGAGccaagggcagaggtggggaagactgggggggggggcggcagaaggaaggagggctgggaggggcagcCACACAGGTGTCTGGGGTGAGGGCaggcggggggcagggggcagagcaGGGCTGACCTCCAGAGGTCCTGCAGCTGGGCTGCCGGGTACAGGAAGTGGACACTGCGGGCTAGGGCTAGGCTGCTGAGCAGTTCCACGTCGTGCAGGACGCGCTCACACTCCCGGTTCCCTTTCTTGATCTGAGCCAGgacagcgggggtggggggatgagTGGCAGTGTTGTCGGCTCAAGCATCCCAGGAACCTGCCCAAGCCCTCCCTGGCTCAGACCGCGATGGCTCTGCAAGGCCTGCTGGATAAAGACCCCTGTGGGTGGTgcagcctccctccctcagctcaAGCCTCCTCCAGGCTCCTGACCCAGCAGGCTTTCCACTTCTCTCCTCAGCTCCCCCTTGGAACACAAGCCTCCTCCCCAGGTCTGGGCCAGCTCTGTCTCCCGCTTCCTCACTGACCCTCTACAGATCAAGAGTACACTCTCCCTGCTCAGCCGAGCTGCCAGCTTCTGACCTGAGCGTGGGTGGTGTAGGTGCCGTTAtgcagctccaggaagagctccCCGACCCACGTGCACAGCTGCCCCGAGTCACTCTCCAGCGCCGAGAAGAGTCGCCCAGGAGAAGACAGCTGCACCCTGAGGGAGACCACAAGCCTGGCTCACCGTTCTTCCACACCACAACGGACAAGAGGTGcagcccccaaagaaaggagccGCCCCCAGAACGCTCCCAGTCCACACAGAGCCGGCTCTAGACACTCCACGAGAGTTCTCTCTCTGGTGAGTTTAAGCCCCTTCCTACTCTCAGCTTTCCCCCCATTGCCACCCCCAAGGTGGAAGGTGGGAGGAGCCCAAGGTCCAGGACTGGGACAGGACAGGCCCAGTGGAGGGTAGAGCCACATGTTTGAGCAGAAAGAAGGGCTCAAGCCAAGGGCTCTGGACAGGGCTGTGAGCAGCTCAGTGAGGGCTGCAGGTGGGCCAGGCCTGACCTGGGCAGCCCATCTGTATTGCACAGTCGTTTCAAGCGGTCCACCATGGTCTGGGTGGGTCCACCGCCCCCATCCCCAAAGCCAAAGAGGAAGGCACTGTGGTTGGTCCGCCCTTTGTCCCGGTTTTTGGCCACTGTCTTCAGCACCTGAACAGGCAGGGGCAGGTCAGGTCAGCATGGGTCAGCCTAGGACAAGACACCCAGCCCTCTTCagtcttccccacccccccagccccctACCTCAGCCACTAGGTAccctctcacctcctccacaCTGCCCTCCATTCCGTATGAGTCACCGGGTGGGAAGTGGGTCAGCACACGGGAGCCATCCAGCCCCTCCCAGAAAAAGGTATGGTGCTTCAGGtagggagacagaggcagaggagaGCGGCCAGCGTCAGGGCCGAGGCGGGCTTGGGCCTTCCGGACCTGCCCTGCCCGTGTGACTATGCAGGAGGCATGCCCTCTCTGCGTGGGGGTGGGTGGTCTGTCCAGGACCCCTGAATAAGCCTGGGAAGAGATGAATGGGCCAGGTGGGGCTCAGGTCCACTCTAACGTGACCTCCTGGGGTCTGCTCACCGGGAAGGAGTTCACCAAGTTCCAGCTCAGTTTCTGGGTCAGGAAGTGCCTGATGCCACAGCCGCGCATGATCTGGGGGAGCTGAGCTGAGTAGCCAAATGTGTCCGGCAGCCAGAACTGTGCGGGAGAAGGGGCTCTGGGGCGTGGGAACCATGGCTGTTGGTGCAGCAGCCCCCGCCTCAGCCCTCACTCAAGGCCCAGGTCCAGCCCCCTGCGCCTGTAGGCACAGCAGCTCCAGCCTACCTCGGAACATATCTTCCCAAACTCCTGCAGGAAGAATCTCTGGCCCTGGAGGAACTGCCTCACCATGGCCTCTCCACTGGGCAGGTTCCCATCCTAGCAGAGGGAAGAGTGAGGCAGCTGGGGTCACGCCAGATGGGGACAGGCAGGAGCGCAGGCCACACACCCTGTCAGGTCGAGCCAGGGCTCTGACCCAGGGCTAGAGCCAGCACCCAGCTGTCCACCTGTCTGTGTGCCGGGAGAGCTTCCGGGCTGGGTCGTGCAGGCAATGCTTGAGGCCCTCCTCCGCCTTGGAATAGTCCCTCTGCCAGGGACTAATAAGCGCTGCACAGAAGCGTGTGAAGGGCCTGCAGGAAGCCACAAAGCCGAGGCAGGAAGCCCATGACCGTGGCCCGAGGCTGAGGGTGTGCAGACCACTTACCATCTCCACCCAGGTGCCCCCCACAGGCACGAACTGCCCGCGGCAGGCGAACTCCTGGAGCCGGGCGTGTAGGCCAGGGTAGTGCGTCTTCACCCACTCCAGCTGCTGCGCCTGTGAGGCAGATGGGGAGGGAGCTGCACAGGGAGTGACAAGGACCCCACCCAGGGCCCAGTATCTGGGGCCCAGTGCGCAGCTGAGGGTGGGAAGAGCCCTGCCCCTCAGGCCAGAGAAGCCCCGGAAGCTCTGTTTTGGACCTACTGGGCTCCTGGTGCCCCACATGGCTGTCCCTCTGACCTGAGAGCAGGCAAAGATGAACTCAGGGTTCCGCTCCATGAGCCGCACGGCTGTCACCCAACTCCGGGCACATTTCCGCACAGTCTCCTTGAAGGGCCACAGCCaggctagatgggaagggggcgGAGGGTGGAGGGGAGCAGCAAGGCCCAGCTGCACACAGGCCTGCAGCCTCACGCGTCCGCCCTACCCTGACCAGGCCCAGCCTGGACCTCGAGGGCTGTCCTTGCTTTCCTCCCACCCAGGTCCTTCCTTTTGCAGCCTGTGGCACCCCTCCTGAGCTGTCACTTCAATCACCTCTGCAAGgtgggaggaggggttggggaagggaggCCACCAGGGCTATCAGGTCAATTTTACAGGTCAGGAAATGGAGGCCCTGCACCCTGGAATAGCCTCTCTGAGGTTTAGACACCCCCAGAAAGGATCCTGTGAGAAGCGGGTTAACCCTCGGCCAATTCTTTCTCTAACACACACTGATGGGTATCTCAGAACACAGGGCACAGATCCCCAAGACGGACTGTACCAGGCAGCCACCCTGCGTGAAGCTCTCCAGCCTCTCTTGAGCACTAGGCCTCAGTTCCTTACAAGCCAGagccccaccccccgccccccaccttgGCATATCAGAGAAAGCCCTTGTTCTGGTCCTGAAACTTGAGTTGTGTCAGATCCAATACtttggggagcttgttaaaaatgtggACTTCCCATAAAGCCTCACAAATACTGCCAACTCATCAGGTTAGAAACTGAACCCCTGATCCTCCCTAGGAAACCTCCCCGGGCACTTGAACCCCCACCTCAGTTACTTCCACATCACTCCTCTCTGATGACATGGGCACCTTGTCAAATTCTTATTCATTCTCACTCAGTTCAGTCACTTCCTCCTGAAAGTCTCTCTTGAATCCCCCCAACCCAGCTGGGTGAACTGCCTCTtctgggctccccagccccccCATACTTTCCTCCATCATGGCACCAACTGTGTCTGCCCATTTTGTGATCAGTCTATAATTCTACCCAGCACCTAGCCTGGGGTCACATGGGGCATCAGATTttgttgaaatgaataaatgaagtcataCCCAGCAAAGCCCACAGTCCAAACCCcttgctccattttacagatggagaaaatcGAGGCCCAAGAGAGGCAAGAACTAGCTAAGAATCACATAGAGCTCCCAGGGCATTCCTGTCCCCCCCAGCCAACCCAGCCAGCTGCCACCTACCTGTATCAATGTGGCAGTGCCCTGTGGCATGGATGGTATGTTGGCTTTCACCTCCACGCTGGCCAAAGAACCTGGAGGCCAGGTCCTGGGCCATCGGGAAGGTCTGGGGCTGGGTAGGATCGCACACGTTCACGATCTGGTTGGCTGTGTACAGCGCCTGGAAGCTGCGCTGGCTGTCCTCCCCGAGGCCCTGCAGCAGGGTTCTCTCCTTAATCCCATCTCCAAGGGTTCTCAGCAGAGCTCTGCCCTACCTCCAGCCCTCTGCCCTGCTcgtctccctcctcccccctttagAGAAATCCTTAGCACCGGGTTAGGCAGAAATACTCTCCCTGTTTGGGATTCCCGGAGTCCCAACTATCCAACCCAAGAAACTGCCTGCCTCGAGTTCTCTAGAGTGGCCAAGTGGGTGGGGCGTCAAGTACCTTGGCTATgcccagcagcagctccaggTCCACCAGGAGCTTATGGACATCCCGGTGGAAGACGGCCAGCTCGGCCCGGCTCACCTGGAAcatcttccctgggtcaggggcTGCGATCATGGTGCCCTTGCCAGCCCCCAGGAGCCCATTGCAGGCTACTTCCACATAGAGGGTCAGGCTACAAACGTGGGGAG
The nucleotide sequence above comes from Rhinolophus ferrumequinum isolate MPI-CBG mRhiFer1 chromosome 6, mRhiFer1_v1.p, whole genome shotgun sequence. Encoded proteins:
- the NEIL1 gene encoding endonuclease 8-like 1 isoform X7; amino-acid sequence: MPEGPELHLASRFVNEACRGLVFGGCVEKSPISRNPEVPFESSAYHISASARGKELRLTLSPLPGAQPSREPLALVFRFGMSGSFQLAPGDALPAHAHLRFYTAPPRPRLALCFVDIRRFGRWDVGGEWQPGRGPCVLLEYEQFRENVLRNLADKAFDRPICEALLDQRFFNGIGNYLRAEILYRLRIPPFEKARTVLVALQQHKLSPELTLSQKIRAKLQNPDLLELCHSVPKEVVQLGGKGYGQESGEEDFAAFRAWLQCYGMAGMSSLRDRHGRTIWFQGDPGPLAPKGGKSRKKKSKGAPRSPEDRMEDPPPPSKTPSSRRSAQRGHPEQTTAQQPEGTSLQQDPEAPPVAEKGKRRGRRATSACHKPQSIKADTVSLEPEGTVAP
- the NEIL1 gene encoding endonuclease 8-like 1 isoform X8; translated protein: MAVSATSLPLKRKRVENVLRNLADKAFDRPICEALLDQRFFNGIGNYLRAEILYRLRIPPFEKARTVLVALQQHKLSPELTLSQKIRAKLQNPDLLELCHSVPKEVVQLGGKGYGQESGEEDFAAFRAWLQCYGMAGMSSLRDRHGRTIWFQGDPGPLAPKGGKSRKKKSKGAPRSPEDRMEDPPPPSKTPSSRRSAQRGHPEQTTAQQPEGTSLQQDPEAPPVAEKGKRRGRRATSGGPSSAPSFGDGEAPSTGVLQGIRCGQRREGGCQGLGAELPPHLSSPQPATNPKASRLTPCLWSPRAPWRLSRRLSQLAPSFPLPGLGSPPVPP